Proteins encoded in a region of the Acidaminococcales bacterium genome:
- a CDS encoding 2-isopropylmalate synthase — protein sequence MDNRIVKIFDTTMRDGEQTPGIALGIPEKLEIARALAKMKVDVIEAGFPITSNGDFEAVKAIAENIKESIVCGLARTAQEDIERAGEALRAAENPRIHVFIAASDIHLEYKLKMTRDEVLEAAEKSVALARRYAGEVEFSAEDATRSDWDFLRRLYQKAINAGASIVNVPDTVGYTTPGEYAGLIRYLREHVENIDKAVISVHCHDDLGLSVANSLAAIEAGARQVECTVNGIGERAGNAAMEEVVMALATRGNYYKVATNIDTQQIFRTSRLVSSLTGVGIHPIKAIVGENAFAHEAGIHQHGVLSNPLTYEIMTPETVGISSNAIVLGKHSGRHAFVARLQEMGYDFDQEKNNQLFVRFKELADRKKNISDRDIEALVSEKAAYRPEWFRLVSHQEHSSSGGRAIGSVVLESSTGRTEEVCFGDGPVDAAYKAVEKAVGFDIDLKDFQLKAVTGGVDALGESTVLVEREGKKFYGRGLSTNIIEASIRAYINAINSMIAACGFPGNDEGAL from the coding sequence ATGGATAACCGGATAGTCAAGATTTTTGACACAACCATGCGCGACGGGGAGCAGACTCCCGGCATAGCGCTCGGCATACCGGAAAAACTGGAAATAGCCCGCGCGTTGGCCAAGATGAAAGTAGATGTTATTGAAGCGGGTTTTCCCATAACTTCAAACGGCGATTTTGAAGCGGTAAAAGCGATCGCGGAAAACATCAAGGAATCTATCGTCTGCGGCCTGGCCCGAACCGCGCAGGAAGATATCGAACGTGCCGGAGAGGCGCTCCGGGCGGCGGAAAATCCGCGCATACACGTATTTATCGCCGCTAGCGACATACACTTGGAGTACAAATTGAAGATGACCCGGGACGAAGTATTGGAAGCGGCGGAAAAGTCGGTCGCGCTCGCCCGCCGATACGCAGGGGAAGTGGAATTTTCCGCCGAGGACGCGACCCGTTCGGATTGGGACTTTCTCCGCCGGCTTTACCAAAAAGCCATAAATGCGGGCGCGTCCATTGTCAATGTGCCCGATACCGTAGGCTATACCACGCCGGGCGAATACGCCGGCCTTATCCGCTATCTGCGCGAGCATGTGGAGAATATCGACAAAGCGGTCATCAGCGTGCATTGCCACGACGATTTGGGCCTTTCCGTGGCCAACTCCCTCGCGGCGATTGAAGCGGGCGCGCGGCAGGTGGAATGTACGGTAAACGGCATTGGCGAAAGGGCCGGCAACGCCGCCATGGAAGAGGTAGTAATGGCCCTGGCGACCCGCGGCAATTACTATAAGGTGGCCACCAACATAGACACGCAGCAAATATTCAGGACCAGCCGGCTGGTCAGCTCGCTGACCGGCGTCGGCATCCACCCCATTAAAGCGATTGTCGGCGAAAACGCTTTCGCGCATGAGGCGGGCATACACCAGCACGGCGTACTCTCCAATCCCTTGACTTACGAGATTATGACGCCGGAAACTGTCGGCATAAGTTCCAATGCCATCGTCCTCGGCAAACATTCCGGGCGGCACGCTTTCGTCGCCCGTTTGCAGGAAATGGGCTACGATTTTGATCAGGAGAAAAACAACCAGCTTTTTGTTCGTTTTAAAGAATTGGCCGACCGCAAAAAGAATATCTCCGACCGGGACATCGAAGCGTTGGTATCCGAGAAGGCCGCTTACCGGCCTGAATGGTTCCGTTTGGTATCTCATCAGGAACACAGCTCAAGCGGAGGGCGGGCGATCGGTTCGGTAGTGTTGGAATCAAGCACGGGCAGGACGGAAGAAGTCTGTTTCGGCGACGGGCCGGTTGACGCCGCCTATAAAGCGGTGGAAAAAGCGGTAGGCTTTGACATTGATCTGAAAGATTTCCAATTGAAAGCCGTTACCGGCGGCGTGGACGCGCTCGGTGAATCTACGGTGCTTGTCGAGCGCGAAGGCAAGAAATTTTACGGGCGCGGTCTTAGCACAAACATTATCGAAGCCAGCATAAGGGCCTACATAAACGCGATCAACAGCATGATCGCAGCTTGCGGGTTTCCAGGCAACGACGAGGGCGCGCTGTGA
- the ftsH gene encoding ATP-dependent zinc metalloprotease FtsH, with the protein MVFLNKFFKNVSFYLLIIIVAIYIIDFYSSHTVPKQEISYTSFVKQVEQGEIAQVTIVDNIIRGKTKAGVEFTTIAPGDPKLIDLLARNNVEIRAELPPQPPWWTSLFSSLLPMLLLIGVWFFIMQQTQGGGSRVMSFGKSRAKMYGDDKVKISFADVAGADESKQELEEVVEFLKHPKKFNDLGARIPKGVLLFGPPGTGKTLLAKAVAGEAGVPFFSISGSDFVEMFVGVGASRVRDLFEQAKKSAPCIVFIDEIDAVGRQRGAGLGGGHDEREQTLNQLLVEMDGFGINEGIIIIAATNRPDILDPALLRPGRFDRQIVVDKPDVKGRREILKVHTKGKPVEKGVDLDSLARGTPGFTGADLSNMVNEAALLSARRNKKRIGANEMEDAIERVMAGPERKSRVISDKEKRLVAYHEGGHALIATLLKHTDPVHKVSIIPRGGAGGYTLTRPKEDRNYATRSELLDTIKELLGGRVAESIVLGEISTGAQSDLERATAIARKMICQYGMSERLGPVTFGQRRDQVFMGRDFGHDKDYSEEIAFAIDKEVKMFIEEAYAEAETILRDNIDKLHLLADSLLEWETLEAEDIASLMERGCMPAGKEKAAPAPEPAAAPLIAAPKAETARPEPPLIDGNNSRTVF; encoded by the coding sequence ATTGTATTTTTGAATAAATTTTTCAAAAACGTGAGTTTTTATTTGCTGATAATAATAGTTGCCATATATATCATTGACTTTTATTCTTCGCATACAGTGCCCAAGCAGGAAATTTCCTATACGAGCTTTGTAAAACAGGTGGAACAGGGCGAAATAGCGCAGGTAACGATTGTTGACAACATCATCAGGGGCAAGACCAAAGCCGGCGTGGAGTTTACTACCATAGCGCCCGGCGACCCTAAACTTATAGATCTTTTGGCGCGCAACAATGTTGAGATAAGAGCGGAATTGCCGCCGCAGCCGCCGTGGTGGACCAGCCTGTTCTCCTCGCTTTTGCCCATGCTGCTCCTCATCGGGGTATGGTTTTTCATTATGCAGCAGACCCAAGGGGGCGGCAGCCGGGTAATGTCTTTTGGCAAGAGCCGCGCCAAGATGTATGGCGACGACAAGGTTAAGATATCCTTCGCCGACGTGGCCGGGGCGGATGAATCAAAACAAGAACTTGAAGAAGTGGTCGAGTTTTTGAAACACCCCAAGAAATTCAATGATTTGGGCGCGCGCATACCTAAAGGCGTGCTGCTTTTCGGACCGCCCGGCACGGGCAAGACCCTTTTGGCCAAAGCGGTTGCCGGCGAGGCCGGCGTGCCGTTTTTCAGCATCAGCGGCTCGGATTTCGTGGAAATGTTTGTGGGCGTTGGCGCCTCGCGGGTGCGCGATCTGTTTGAACAGGCGAAAAAAAGCGCCCCCTGCATAGTGTTCATTGACGAAATAGACGCAGTTGGGCGGCAAAGGGGAGCCGGGCTCGGCGGCGGCCATGACGAGCGCGAGCAGACGCTCAATCAATTGCTGGTTGAGATGGACGGTTTTGGCATCAATGAAGGGATCATCATTATCGCGGCCACCAACCGGCCCGACATACTTGATCCGGCTCTTTTGCGCCCCGGCCGTTTCGACCGCCAGATCGTAGTGGACAAACCGGACGTGAAGGGGCGCCGCGAAATACTGAAAGTGCATACCAAAGGCAAACCGGTGGAGAAAGGCGTCGATCTCGATTCTTTGGCTAGGGGCACGCCGGGCTTTACCGGCGCTGATTTAAGCAATATGGTCAACGAAGCGGCGCTTTTGTCGGCTCGCCGCAACAAAAAGCGCATTGGCGCAAATGAAATGGAAGATGCCATTGAACGCGTCATGGCCGGCCCTGAGCGCAAAAGCAGGGTGATCAGCGACAAAGAAAAACGGCTGGTGGCCTACCATGAAGGCGGACATGCGCTTATCGCCACCTTGCTCAAACATACCGACCCCGTCCATAAAGTTTCGATCATACCGCGCGGCGGGGCGGGCGGCTATACGCTGACACGCCCGAAGGAAGACCGCAACTACGCCACCCGCTCCGAACTGCTTGATACGATAAAGGAACTTTTAGGCGGACGGGTAGCCGAGTCAATCGTGCTGGGGGAAATATCTACCGGCGCGCAAAGCGATTTGGAGCGCGCTACGGCGATCGCGCGCAAAATGATCTGTCAGTACGGCATGAGCGAGCGGCTGGGCCCGGTAACCTTTGGGCAAAGGCGCGACCAAGTGTTCATGGGACGCGACTTTGGCCATGACAAGGACTATAGCGAAGAAATCGCGTTCGCTATAGACAAAGAAGTAAAAATGTTTATTGAAGAAGCTTATGCCGAGGCGGAAACCATTCTGCGCGACAACATTGATAAACTGCACCTTTTGGCCGATTCCCTGCTGGAATGGGAGACGCTCGAAGCCGAAGACATTGCCAGCCTTATGGAACGCGGCTGCATGCCGGCGGGGAAAGAAAAGGCGGCACCCGCTCCGGAACCGGCCGCCGCGCCGCTGATTGCTGCGCCTAAAGCGGAAACAGCCAGGCCGGAGCCGCCGCTTATTGACGGCAACAACTCGCGTACGGTTTTTTAA
- a CDS encoding 3-isopropylmalate dehydratase small subunit: protein MRKKAGNVWRYGHHVDTDVIIPARYLNIADHHELAEHAMEDIDADFAKQARTGDYIVAGKNFGCGSSREHAPLVLKVRGVPAVIADSFARIFYRNAINIGLPAMEIGEEVEKIEDGDTLEVDAAKGEIKITNKNITIATKPLPGFIQEITKAGGLINYVKGKN, encoded by the coding sequence ATGAGGAAAAAAGCAGGAAATGTCTGGCGCTACGGCCACCATGTCGATACCGACGTCATCATTCCCGCCCGCTATTTGAATATAGCCGACCACCATGAACTGGCGGAACACGCCATGGAAGACATAGACGCCGATTTCGCCAAACAGGCGCGGACAGGCGATTATATAGTCGCAGGCAAGAACTTCGGTTGCGGCTCCAGCCGCGAACACGCGCCGCTCGTGCTTAAAGTCAGGGGAGTGCCGGCGGTCATCGCCGACAGCTTTGCCCGAATCTTTTACCGCAACGCTATCAACATTGGCCTGCCGGCCATGGAAATAGGGGAGGAAGTGGAAAAGATCGAGGACGGCGACACGCTGGAGGTAGACGCCGCCAAAGGCGAAATTAAAATCACAAACAAAAATATAACCATCGCGACCAAGCCCCTGCCGGGATTCATACAAGAAATAACCAAAGCGGGCGGGCTGATCAACTACGTCAAAGGAAAAAACTGA
- the ilvC gene encoding ketol-acid reductoisomerase: MAKMYYDKDANMEFLKGKTIAVIGYGSQGHAHALNLKDSGVDVVVGLYKGSKSIEKAEKAGLKALETAEAVKKADIVMILVPDEKQAALYKEQIQPNLKEGAALAFAHGFNIHFGQIAPPPNIDVFMVAPKGPGHLVRRVYTEGAGVPCLLAVHKNASGNAHDIGLAYARGIGGTRAGVLETTFLEETETDLFGEQCVLCGGITALIKAGFEVLVEAGYKPESAYFECMHEMKLIVDLLYEGGMGKMRHSVSDTAEYGDYVSGPRIITEETKNEMRRILKEIQNGTFANRWLLENQANRPAFNAARRREAAHPIEVVGRDLRSMMSWIKKQ; the protein is encoded by the coding sequence ATGGCAAAAATGTATTATGACAAAGACGCGAACATGGAATTTTTGAAAGGCAAAACAATAGCGGTTATTGGCTACGGCAGCCAAGGGCACGCGCACGCCCTCAATCTGAAAGACAGCGGCGTCGATGTGGTCGTTGGACTTTATAAGGGCAGCAAGTCAATCGAAAAAGCGGAAAAAGCCGGCCTTAAAGCCTTGGAAACTGCCGAGGCCGTGAAAAAAGCCGATATAGTAATGATACTTGTTCCGGACGAAAAACAGGCCGCCCTCTACAAAGAGCAGATCCAGCCGAACCTTAAAGAAGGCGCGGCGCTTGCTTTCGCGCACGGGTTCAATATCCATTTCGGGCAAATCGCGCCGCCGCCGAACATCGACGTATTCATGGTCGCCCCCAAAGGGCCAGGGCATCTCGTGCGGCGCGTATATACGGAAGGAGCCGGTGTCCCCTGTCTTTTGGCCGTGCATAAAAACGCCTCCGGCAACGCCCATGACATAGGGCTGGCTTACGCCCGCGGCATCGGCGGGACGCGCGCCGGGGTTTTGGAAACTACTTTCCTCGAGGAAACCGAAACGGATCTTTTTGGCGAACAGTGCGTTTTGTGCGGCGGCATTACCGCCCTGATCAAGGCCGGGTTTGAAGTGCTGGTGGAAGCCGGCTACAAGCCGGAAAGCGCCTATTTTGAGTGCATGCACGAAATGAAATTGATTGTCGACCTGCTCTATGAAGGCGGAATGGGCAAAATGCGCCATTCGGTCAGCGACACCGCCGAATACGGCGACTACGTTTCCGGGCCGCGCATCATTACGGAGGAAACAAAAAACGAAATGCGCCGGATTTTGAAAGAGATACAAAACGGAACCTTCGCCAACCGCTGGCTGTTAGAGAACCAAGCCAACCGCCCGGCCTTTAACGCGGCCCGCCGGCGCGAAGCCGCGCATCCGATAGAAGTGGTCGGGCGCGACCTGCGGTCGATGATGAGTTGGATAAAAAAGCAATAG
- a CDS encoding biotin--[acetyl-CoA-carboxylase] ligase, with protein MRDAIINILREHIGTPLSGEKISKKLLVSRTAVWKHIQRLKQAGYDIQAVNKKGYILYSPPDLVLPGEIAACLDTRWLGRRIIYRTSVKSTNNVAKQEALDGCPHGTLVVAEEQTGGRGRLARGWFSPLHRGLWFSAVLRPPFLPQEAPKLTLLMAVVLAEALAIYPGVQASIKWPNDILLQGKKICGILTEMSAEMEAINYVVIGAGINTDIPEDVLPGDLKGKAGSLNDFAAAPVKRARLLANVLGTLEKTYDETVKGGFVPALKRWREYSATLGRKVRVDAPDGSFAGEAVDIDETGALLVLRDSGKLEKVLAGDVSVRMAGSGGYV; from the coding sequence ATGCGGGATGCCATCATAAACATTTTACGCGAACATATCGGGACTCCGCTGTCGGGGGAAAAAATATCGAAAAAACTGTTGGTTTCGCGGACGGCTGTATGGAAACACATCCAGAGGCTGAAACAAGCCGGCTACGACATTCAGGCCGTCAATAAAAAAGGCTATATCCTCTATTCCCCGCCCGACCTCGTCCTGCCGGGGGAGATAGCCGCCTGTTTGGACACGCGTTGGCTGGGGCGAAGGATCATCTACCGCACTTCGGTAAAATCCACCAACAATGTCGCCAAGCAAGAGGCGCTTGACGGTTGCCCGCACGGGACGCTCGTCGTCGCGGAAGAACAGACAGGCGGCCGCGGCCGCCTTGCCAGGGGCTGGTTTTCGCCTTTGCACAGGGGACTTTGGTTTTCCGCCGTATTGCGCCCGCCCTTTCTGCCGCAAGAAGCGCCGAAGCTAACCTTGCTTATGGCGGTAGTTTTGGCGGAGGCGCTGGCCATTTATCCGGGAGTGCAAGCGAGCATAAAATGGCCGAACGATATTTTGCTGCAAGGAAAGAAAATTTGCGGCATACTGACGGAAATGAGCGCCGAGATGGAAGCGATCAATTATGTGGTCATAGGGGCGGGCATAAACACCGATATACCGGAGGATGTTTTGCCCGGCGACCTGAAAGGCAAGGCCGGCTCGCTGAATGATTTCGCCGCCGCGCCGGTCAAGCGGGCGCGCCTTCTGGCCAATGTGCTTGGCACGCTGGAGAAAACATATGACGAGACGGTAAAGGGCGGCTTTGTCCCGGCGCTGAAACGGTGGCGCGAATATTCCGCAACCTTGGGGCGCAAAGTGCGCGTAGACGCGCCGGACGGATCCTTTGCCGGCGAAGCCGTGGATATTGATGAAACCGGAGCGCTGCTGGTGCTTCGCGATTCCGGCAAGTTGGAAAAAGTCCTCGCAGGCGATGTCTCTGTCCGTATGGCCGGGAGCGGAGGCTATGTTTAA
- the ilvN gene encoding acetolactate synthase small subunit encodes MKKVLSIVVRNQPGVLMRVAGMFSRRGFNIDSLAVGMTQNKKFSRMTVTVDNDDATVEQIMKQLVKLVEVEDVRLLPDETKMSRGMALVKVAAGSNRMEILKLAEVFRVSVIDIGAEAVIFEVTGVERKIKAFVDIMAPYGILEMVQTGVIALERGDKCMSFGKASRYNWPDEDVGENTCMVI; translated from the coding sequence ATGAAAAAGGTTTTGTCAATAGTGGTAAGGAACCAACCGGGGGTGCTTATGCGCGTGGCCGGCATGTTTTCCCGGCGCGGGTTCAATATCGACAGCCTGGCCGTCGGCATGACGCAAAACAAAAAATTTTCGCGCATGACGGTAACCGTGGACAACGACGACGCGACGGTGGAGCAGATCATGAAACAGCTTGTTAAATTAGTCGAGGTGGAAGACGTGCGCCTTTTGCCTGATGAAACAAAAATGTCAAGAGGGATGGCGCTTGTCAAAGTGGCGGCAGGCAGCAACCGCATGGAAATATTAAAGCTGGCCGAGGTGTTTCGCGTCAGCGTCATAGATATCGGCGCCGAAGCCGTTATATTCGAGGTAACAGGCGTTGAGCGCAAAATCAAGGCTTTTGTGGATATAATGGCGCCTTACGGCATACTCGAAATGGTGCAGACGGGCGTCATCGCCCTTGAGCGGGGGGACAAATGCATGAGTTTCGGCAAGGCTTCCAGATATAACTGGCCGGATGAGGATGTGGGGGAAAATACCTGCATGGTGATCTGA
- the dusB gene encoding tRNA dihydrouridine synthase DusB, with translation MQINKLTIEPPIVLAPMAGITDQPFRRLAKEKGCGLLVSEMVSAKGLLYSNKNTLALMRFEQAERPFAVQLFGRDPEEMALAAKRAADLSPDIIDVNMGCPAAKVVKNGEGAALLREPALVYEIVARMADSVNIPVTVKIRSGWDEHAVNAPEIAFLAEKAGALAITVHARTRSQFYAGAADWQVIKATVGAVGIPVIGNGDIKAAADAKRMFAETGCAAVMIGRAAAGNPWLFAEIAACLRGDPLPPPPGAPEKFALMARHLELLIEHKGETVALKEMRRHAGDYIKGLPFAAECRKLFGQVCTRREFCRALRAYEGRLLRRGACAGGAEIEKAAGENNLLVDN, from the coding sequence ATGCAGATAAACAAACTGACCATAGAACCGCCGATCGTTTTGGCGCCGATGGCGGGCATAACTGATCAACCGTTCCGGCGGCTGGCCAAGGAAAAGGGCTGCGGCCTTTTGGTGTCGGAGATGGTCAGCGCCAAGGGGCTTTTATATAGCAACAAAAACACTTTGGCCCTAATGCGGTTTGAACAGGCGGAAAGGCCGTTCGCCGTGCAGCTTTTCGGCCGCGACCCGGAGGAAATGGCTTTGGCCGCCAAACGCGCGGCTGATCTTTCGCCCGACATAATCGACGTCAATATGGGCTGCCCGGCGGCCAAAGTAGTAAAAAACGGCGAGGGCGCGGCACTTTTACGGGAACCGGCGCTTGTTTACGAGATAGTCGCCCGGATGGCCGATAGCGTAAATATACCGGTAACGGTGAAAATACGCTCTGGTTGGGACGAACATGCGGTGAACGCGCCGGAAATCGCTTTTTTGGCCGAGAAAGCCGGCGCATTGGCCATAACCGTTCACGCCCGGACGCGTTCCCAATTTTACGCCGGCGCGGCCGACTGGCAGGTGATAAAGGCGACCGTTGGCGCGGTTGGCATACCCGTCATCGGTAACGGCGACATAAAAGCCGCTGCGGACGCCAAGCGGATGTTTGCCGAAACCGGCTGCGCGGCGGTTATGATCGGGCGGGCGGCAGCGGGCAACCCTTGGCTGTTTGCCGAAATCGCCGCTTGCCTGCGGGGAGATCCTTTGCCGCCCCCGCCGGGCGCGCCGGAAAAATTCGCGCTCATGGCGCGGCATTTGGAGCTTTTGATTGAACACAAAGGGGAAACCGTGGCGCTTAAAGAAATGCGCCGGCATGCCGGCGATTACATCAAGGGGCTGCCCTTTGCGGCGGAATGTCGCAAGCTGTTCGGCCAAGTTTGTACGCGGCGGGAATTTTGCCGCGCGCTGCGCGCTTACGAAGGCAGGCTGCTCCGGCGCGGCGCCTGTGCAGGCGGAGCGGAGATTGAAAAGGCGGCGGGCGAAAATAATTTACTTGTTGACAATTAG
- the leuC gene encoding 3-isopropylmalate dehydratase large subunit: MGMTITEKILAKHAGRAKVEPGELLICGVDLVLANDITAPPAIWEFEKIGQGKVFAKDKIALVLDHFAPNKDIKSAQMCKVVRDFAFAQDITHYYDVGRMGVEHALLPEIGLIAPGEVIIGGDSHTCTYGALNAFGTGVGQTDIGAAMASGSSWFKVPPTIKVELTGHLPPYVKGKDVILSLIGMIGVDGARYRSLEFSGDIAQLSADDRLTICNMAIEAGGKAGIFPFDAITEKYLSGRAARPYEPVAPDGDAAFEQTITLDLSRLEPVVACPHLPENVKPAAQLKQTKIDQVIVGSCTNGRLSDLKQAAEIVRGRKIHEGVRMIVLPATQAVYLEAMERGYIKDFIEAGAAVSTPTCGPCLGGHMGILAAGERAVSTTNRNFRGRMGHVDSEVYLSGPYVAAASAVLGRIAHPAEI; encoded by the coding sequence ATGGGCATGACCATAACGGAGAAAATATTGGCAAAACACGCCGGCCGGGCAAAGGTCGAACCGGGGGAGCTTTTGATCTGCGGCGTCGACTTGGTGCTGGCCAACGACATAACGGCGCCGCCGGCAATCTGGGAATTTGAAAAAATCGGCCAGGGAAAAGTTTTCGCCAAAGATAAAATTGCGCTGGTGCTGGATCATTTCGCGCCCAATAAAGACATCAAATCGGCGCAGATGTGCAAGGTCGTCCGTGATTTTGCCTTTGCGCAGGATATAACCCATTATTACGACGTGGGGCGCATGGGCGTCGAACACGCCCTTTTGCCGGAAATCGGACTGATCGCGCCCGGGGAAGTCATTATTGGCGGCGATTCGCATACCTGCACGTACGGCGCGCTGAACGCTTTCGGCACGGGTGTCGGGCAGACGGACATCGGCGCGGCCATGGCGTCAGGCAGCAGTTGGTTCAAGGTTCCCCCTACCATTAAAGTGGAGCTTACGGGCCATCTGCCGCCTTACGTGAAGGGCAAGGACGTCATACTTTCCCTTATCGGCATGATCGGGGTGGACGGGGCGCGCTACCGGTCGCTGGAATTTTCCGGCGACATAGCGCAGCTTTCGGCGGACGATCGCCTGACCATCTGCAACATGGCGATCGAAGCCGGCGGCAAAGCCGGGATCTTTCCTTTTGACGCCATCACGGAAAAATATTTGAGCGGCAGGGCGGCCCGACCCTATGAACCGGTCGCGCCGGACGGGGACGCCGCCTTTGAACAGACGATAACCCTTGACCTTTCCCGGTTGGAACCGGTGGTCGCCTGCCCGCATCTGCCGGAGAACGTCAAGCCGGCTGCCCAACTCAAACAAACGAAAATAGACCAGGTGATTGTCGGTTCCTGCACTAACGGCCGGCTGTCGGATCTAAAGCAAGCGGCGGAGATTGTTCGCGGCCGCAAAATTCACGAAGGCGTACGGATGATCGTTTTGCCGGCTACGCAAGCTGTCTATCTGGAAGCGATGGAACGCGGCTACATAAAGGACTTTATCGAAGCGGGGGCGGCGGTCAGCACTCCCACCTGCGGGCCTTGCCTGGGCGGGCATATGGGCATACTGGCGGCGGGGGAGCGGGCAGTGTCCACGACCAACCGCAATTTCAGGGGGCGGATGGGACACGTGGACAGCGAAGTCTATCTGTCCGGGCCCTATGTTGCCGCCGCCAGCGCCGTATTGGGCCGTATCGCCCATCCGGCCGAAATATGA
- a CDS encoding type III pantothenate kinase — MLLVLDVGNTNIVAGIYDEETLVVHWRVSSDRNKTADEYGILIGNLFAHSRIDMEAIRDIVISTVVPPLTVPLVRMCQRYFNVKPLIVGPGVKTGIAIKYENPREVGADRIVNAVAAYEKYRDFAPIIVIDMGTATTFCVINGKGEYLGGAIAPGIGISTDALFQRAAKLPRIELRKPRTVICRNTVRSMQAGIIYGYVGLIEGIIKRMKEELGQSAHVIATGGLAALMASEASAINSLEPFLTLDGLRIIHKRNLPAPEVNHADKQTDHRTADRFGADGGHN; from the coding sequence ATGCTGTTGGTGTTGGATGTCGGCAATACCAATATCGTCGCCGGCATTTATGACGAGGAAACGCTTGTGGTGCACTGGCGCGTCTCCAGCGACCGGAACAAGACGGCCGACGAATACGGCATACTGATCGGGAACCTCTTCGCGCACAGCCGTATAGACATGGAAGCGATACGCGACATAGTCATCTCCACCGTTGTGCCGCCTTTGACGGTGCCGCTCGTTCGCATGTGCCAGCGGTATTTTAATGTCAAGCCGCTCATCGTCGGCCCCGGCGTAAAAACCGGTATAGCCATTAAGTATGAAAACCCGCGCGAAGTCGGCGCCGACCGTATCGTCAACGCCGTGGCCGCCTATGAAAAATACCGGGATTTTGCGCCCATTATTGTCATAGACATGGGCACGGCCACGACCTTTTGCGTGATCAACGGAAAAGGCGAATATTTGGGCGGCGCGATCGCGCCCGGCATAGGAATTTCCACGGACGCCCTCTTTCAGCGCGCGGCCAAATTGCCGAGGATCGAATTGCGCAAGCCCCGGACGGTTATCTGCCGCAATACAGTACGCAGCATGCAGGCCGGCATCATTTACGGCTATGTCGGGCTGATCGAAGGCATAATAAAAAGGATGAAAGAAGAACTTGGCCAATCTGCCCACGTCATAGCCACCGGCGGTTTAGCCGCGCTGATGGCTTCCGAAGCTTCGGCCATTAATTCTCTGGAACCGTTTTTGACCCTTGACGGGCTCAGGATCATCCATAAACGCAACTTGCCGGCGCCAGAGGTAAATCATGCAGATAAACAAACTGACCATAGAACCGCCGATCGTTTTGGCGCCGATGGCGGGCATAACTGA